Part of the Capricornis sumatraensis isolate serow.1 chromosome 9, serow.2, whole genome shotgun sequence genome, GGCTTCCTTGGGTGGGGTAAGGGATCCAAGTGGGATTCGCTCCAAGTCTTCTGCTCCCCAGAAGCCAGTGGTGAGCTTGGACAGCTGGAGTGGGTGGCAGGGTTCCTGCCCACTGGGGACCCTGGTATTGCATCCCACAGAGGAGGACTTTGACTGGCCGACAGCCTGCATTGAGTTGGAGCAGCACCTGTCGCGCTGGGCAGAGGATGGGCGCGGGGCTGAGTACTTCTGCCTGGCCGATGGGCACTTTGCTTCCATTGACTCGGTGCTGCTGCTTCAGGTGAGACAGGGGTTGGTGGAGGGCCCTGCAGTGGGGGTCCAGGGTGACCCCAACCACACCACCTCACTCCTCTCCCAGGGTGGAACACTCTGCCTGTCTGGCTCCCGAGATCGTAATGTCAACCTGTGGGACCTGCAGCAGCTGGGGGTGGAGCCCAGCCAGGTTCTGGTCAAGACCCTGGGGACCCAGAAGAATAGCACTCACAAGGTGAGGGGATAGGAGATCAGGCAAAGGTAGGAGCTAGGAGGCCTGGGTAGGACACTGTGGCTGAGGGCATGGGTTTTGGCAACAGAACTTTTTGGTTAttctggatcttcattgctgcactctgggctttttctagttgtggcgagcaggggctactctttgttgaagtgctcgggcttctcactgcggtggcttgaGAAGGTGCCGGCTTGttgcggggcacaggctctaggtgagagCAGGTTTatttagtagttgcagcacatgggctcagtagttgcagtgtgagaCTTtagggcgcatgggcttcagtagttgtggtgcatgggtttagttgctccttgacatgtggaatcttcccagaccagggattgagcctgtgtcccttgcattccTAGGTGGATTTCTATCCACTGTgcccccaggaaagtcccagacCTCATAGATTTCAATCTTGGTCTGCTATtgtttgtgtgaccttgggtaaagtCAAAGTCATATatgacttctctgggcctcacttACTGCTTCTGTCCAGTGTCAATTAGGATGAGGTTGAATGAGGTGACTGTGCATTAAGAGCTTCACTCAGGCTCAAATAGAGTAGGTGCTCAGATGTCAGGTTTACAGATAcctggaatctagttccctgaccagggatcaaacccaggccacctgcattgggagccttaGACATTGGACCACCACAGAATTTCTGTGGAGGTCCTATTCTTAATCACATTGTTATGTGGCCTCAAACCTGTGCTGGTGCTAAGGCTCTGCAGTACCTGATTTAGGAACATTATTAGGTGGGGGTGTacatgttttgggcttccctggtagctcagcaataaagaatctgcctgcaatgcaggagccatgggttcgatccctgggtctggaagatcccctggagaaagaatggcaatccattcagtattcttgcctggagaattccatggacagaggagcctggtaggctacagtccacaggattgcaaagagtcggacatgatttagcaactaaaccacaacaacatgCAGGTCTTCGGTTCTGAAGTCAGACCCGCAGACCTGAGCTCTAATCTCTCCTCAGTGCTGACCCACTCTGGGTTCTGTGAAATGGGGAAGATCACAGGACATGGGTCTGGTCCCACAGGGCTGGGTGTGGTCACTGGCAGCGCTGGACCACCGAGTGTGCTCTGGTTCCTGGGACAGCACAGTGAAGCTCTGGGACATGGCGGCTGACGGGCAGCAGTTTGGCGAGATAAAGTGTGAGGGGACCTGGGCAGGGGGGCCTGGGTGGGCAGGGCTCTGTCTGGCCCCTGCCCCAGCTCTGTGATCTGTGTGTCCCCAGGGGCAAGGCAGCTGTTCTGTGCCTGTCCTACCGGCCAGATATCCTGGTGACTGGCACCTACGACAAGAAGGTGACCGTCTACGATCCCAGAGGTGGGCCCTGGGGCCTAGGTGGGGAGAGCAGGGCTGCCTGGGGTCTCCAGGGTCATTTTGGGAAAAGAAACACTTGGTCCCCACAGTCTGACTAGGGTAACAATCACACAACCAGAGGCTGGCCACTCCAAGTGGCCTGTGTTGTGCTGGGGGCCACAAAGGTGACTGCTGCGTGGGATACTAGGGGCAGAGGAAGCCCTGTCTCCATGTGGGATGGGGTGATGGACTGGAGGGCCCCCAGAGGAAGCCATGGAGGATGAAGATCTGGGGTCCAGGGGGGCCTCCAAGGGACTCTGATGCCGCCCTCCTCCCTGGCCCCTCACCTGCAAAGTTGGTCCAGCCCTGCTGAAGAGCCGGCGGCTGCACTCCAGCGCCGTGCTGGCACTGCTGGCAGACGACCGGCACATCATCTCAGGCAGCGAGGACCACACGCTCGTGGTGTTCGACCGCCGGGCCAACAGCGTCCTGCAGCGGCTGCAGGTGGGCCATCCCCCGGGGGCCCAGAGCGCCAGGGCTGCGTGGAGTGGCCTGGACTGGCCTGAGCCACTCCATCCCCTGTCCCTCCTGCAGCTGGACTCCTACCTGCTCTGCATGTCCTACCAGGAACCTCAGCTCTGGGCCGGCGATAACCAGGGCCTACTGCACGTCTTTGCCAACCGCAGTGGCTGCTTCCAGCTTGTCCGGGTCTGCCGAGGCCCTCGCCCCTGCCCGACTTCTCCCTgggctgcctccctgcctcttaACCcctggggggggcaggggggcactGGCCTAGGGAGAGCCACACCTGAGTGTcacctgtccctccctcccccagtccTTTGACGTGGGCCACAGGTCTCAGATCACGGGGATCAAGCACTCCCTGGGGACCCTGTACACCACGTCCACTGACAAGACCATCCGGGTGAGGGCCCAGGACGATGCCTCTTCTCTACCCACCCTCACCTGCCAGGGACACGTCCCATGACCTTTGCCCACTGCCCCTCACCAGGTACACGTGCCCACAGATCCACCAAGGACCATCTGCACTCGAAGCCACCACAATGTGCTGAATGGGGTAAGGCCCTGTCCCACGCGCCCCCCGCTACCGCCCACCGAGAGCACCCCTGACTCCTCCTGTCCCTGTCCTCACAGATCTGTGCCGAGGGCAACCTGGTGGTGGCCGCCTCTGGGGGCCTGTCGCTGGAGGTCTGGAGGCTGCAGGCCTGAGCAGGTGGATATGGATGTGTGTCTGCCTGCCGGCAGGCGGGGCCATGACCTCTGTTCTCCAGGGCAGGGACCTTCCCCCATGCTGGTGCTGTCTCTGCTCTGCCCCACAAGCCTATGGGACAAGAGGTCCTGGCCATGGCCGTGTGGGGTCCCTGGGCTGGGCCCCATGCCAGGGGAGGTGAGCTATGTGTTCCGGCCCACACAAGGGGGGCGGGTCCCCACCCTCAGGCTCTGTTTTTGTTATGATTTGGATGCTGGCTCTGCTGTGagagcaaaggagaaataaaccTGCTGTACTGGTGCTCCGGCCTGGAGTGTGAGCCTGGTGTCACCTGAGGGCTGTCTCTCCCTGCCCGGGGCCAGAGTACCAGaggtgggtgtgtgtctgtgagatgGGGCCTGAAAGCCTGGACGACAGCCactgctgtgtgtctgtgtttgtgtgtgtggggtgttCTGGGTGTGCCTGTGCCTGCCTGGGTGCATTTCAGGGATCATGTGTGCCCGAATGTCCCCAGGGAGGCCAGTCAAGCTGTATATGTGGTTTgctcttgtttagttgctcagtcaggtccgactgtttgcgaccccatggactgtagccctgcaggctcctctgtctatgggatttcccaggcaagaatactggagtgggttgctatttccttcttcaggggatcttcccgacccagggatcgagacTGCGTCTCCTGTGCTttctgtgagggagagggagacactTGAGAAGAGGCACTTGTCTGTATGATGGTACCTGCATGtgtgaactgtgtgtgtgtgtgtgtggcatgcaCTGATATGTAGATCGGGACTCTAACCCTGGGTGTTTGCCCAGTGGGACTGGGCATCTGCTAATACTACCCGCTGGGCCATGGGGAGGCGGGCAGTCAGGGAGGGGTAGGTGAGGGAGGGGCATGCTTTCCATTCAGGGTCCAGGGTGTGCCTCTGTGGCGGTGATCCTGGCGTGGGCGAGGAGGGAGCTGGGCCAGGCACACCCCACACCTGGCCCCTACAAACCCAAAGTCCACCACGGAAGCTTGGCCAAGCCATGCCCTGAGGATCACTCACTTCCTCTTTATTGAGGCCCCTGGGTGGTCCAGGCTACAGGGTTCACAGGATGGCGCAGGGCTTCTTCTCCTTGAAGGGGTTGATGGTGGCCGGGATGCCCACGAGAAAGGGGTCACTCTTGGCC contains:
- the FBXW9 gene encoding F-box/WD repeat-containing protein 9, yielding MELPPGPRDDPHTWDDDSDPELEPDPDAQAEAYVARVLSPPKLGLAPPRAPPLPAPTVSLGTLEPRAASKGSTVAVPGLLSLPPELLLEICAYLDARLVLHVLPRVCHALRDLVRDRVTWRLRAQRRVRAPYPVVEEEDFDWPTACIELEQHLSRWAEDGRGAEYFCLADGHFASIDSVLLLQGGTLCLSGSRDRNVNLWDLQQLGVEPSQVLVKTLGTQKNSTHKGWVWSLAALDHRVCSGSWDSTVKLWDMAADGQQFGEIKGKAAVLCLSYRPDILVTGTYDKKVTVYDPRVGPALLKSRRLHSSAVLALLADDRHIISGSEDHTLVVFDRRANSVLQRLQLDSYLLCMSYQEPQLWAGDNQGLLHVFANRSGCFQLVRSFDVGHRSQITGIKHSLGTLYTTSTDKTIRVHVPTDPPRTICTRSHHNVLNGICAEGNLVVAASGGLSLEVWRLQA